From the genome of Impatiens glandulifera chromosome 9, dImpGla2.1, whole genome shotgun sequence, one region includes:
- the LOC124915747 gene encoding bZIP transcription factor 11-like gives MFAVDGMLGYHFPGNETGFFTAWESYETSLGFLPFGETTNNEPAISQSPLEKSCVIIDDDDDEDTDKNKNIRGNGSHDRTLKTGPVHLDRLKIKAGSCGKPGSVLDERRLKRMISNRDSARRSRERKQKHLDNLSDQMNRLRTEKKELANRLQSVLHQTVFVRRENDRFRSESVRLRENLWALRQILMVQELQQQQLNNSRWSSLVT, from the coding sequence ATGTTCGCCGTTGACGGAATGCTCGGATACCATTTTCCGGGAAACGAAACCGGTTTTTTCACAGCTTGGGAAAGCTATGAAACTTCTCTCGGCTTTCTCCCGTTTGGAGAAACCACTAATAATGAACCGGCCATTTCTCAATCTCCTTTAGAAAAATCTTGCGTTataattgatgatgatgatgatgaggatACCGACAAGAATAAGAACATTCGTGGAAATGGGTCCCATGACAGAACATTGAAAACCGGTCCGGTTCACTTGGACAGGCTAAAAATTAAGGCCGGTTCATGTGGAAAACCGGGTTCGGTTCTTGATGAACGACGGCTTAAACGAATGATATCAAATCGAGATTCGGCCAGGAGGTCCCGCGAGAGGAAACAGAAACATTTGGATAACTTGAGTGATCAAATGAACCGGCTCAGAACCGAGAAAAAGGAACTAGCGAACCGGCTGCAGTCTGTATTGCATCAAACAGTTTTCGTTAGGAGAGAGAACGACCGGTTCCGGTCCGAGTCGGTGAGATTAAGGGAAAATCTTTGGGCTTTGCGCCAAATTTTGATGGTCCAAGAACTTCAACAACAACAGCTTAATAATTCAAGATGGTCATCATTAGTAacataa
- the LOC124916056 gene encoding dihydroflavonol 4-reductase-like yields MSLKTITTSSADTVCVTGAGGFIGSWLVMRLLERGYTVHATVRDPENMKKVKHLLELPKAETQLTLWKADLTEDGSFDEAINGCTGVFHVATPMDFDSKDPENEVIKPTIDGVLSIIRSCVKAKTVKRVVFTSSAGTVAFQEKPQAVYDESNWSDVEFINKIKMTGWMYFVSKTLAEKAAWESAKQNNIDFISIIPTLVVGPFIMPSFPPSLITALSPITGNEAHYSIIKQGQFVHLDDLCESHIFLYEHPKAEGRFICSSHDATIYDLAKMIRDKWPEYNVPEEFDGIDEKNLTIVSFSSKKLLEMDFKFNKAEEAPTVVLLRQQAYVNIGAEEARADASLQQ; encoded by the exons ATGAGCCTTAAAACCATAACCACCTCCTCGGCAGACACTGTTTGTGTTACTGGAGCGGGCGGATTCATCGGTTCCTGGCTCGTTATGAGGCTTCTCGAACGAGGCTACACCGTACACGCTACTGTCCGTGACCCAG AGAATATGAAGAAAGTAAAACATTTGTTGGAGTTGCCAAAGGCTGAAACACAGTTGACACTTTGGAAGGCTGACCTGACTGAAGACGGCAGCTTTGATGAAGCCATTAACGGTTGCACTGGCGTTTTTCATGTCGCTACTCCCATGGATTTTGACTCCAAAGATCCCGAG AATGAAGTTATTAAGCCGACTATCGACGGGGTTCTAAGTATCATAAGATCATGCGTTAAAGCAAAGACGGTGAAGCGAGTTGTATTCACATCATCGGCGGGAACTGTCGCTTTCCAAGAGAAACCGCAGGCAGTCTACGACGAAAGCAACTGGAGCGATGTAGAATTCATTAATAAGATAAAGATGACCGGTTGGATGTACTTCGTGTCCAAAACATTGGCTGAAAAGGCAGCCTGGGAGTCGGCTAAACAAAACAACATTGATTTCATCAGCATTATTCCGACACTTGTTGTCGGTCCTTTTATCATGCCCTCATTCCCACCTAGCCTCATCACTGCTCTATCTCCCATCACAG gAAATGAGGCTCATTACTCGATTATTAAACAAGGACAGTTCGTTCATCTTGATGATCTATGTGAATCTCATATATTCTTGTATGAACACCCTAAAGCTGAGGGGAGATTCATTTGCTCTTCTCATGATGCCACTATCTATGATTTGGCCAAAATGATTAGAGACAAATGGCCTGAATATAATGTCCCTGAGGA aTTTGATGGGATTGATGAGAAGAATTTAACAATAGTGTCTTTCTCATCAAAGAAATTGCTGGAGATGGATTTCAAGTTCAA CAAAGCTGAAGAAGCGCCAACAGTCGTCTTACTTCGGCAGCAGGCTTATGTCAACATCGGAGCTGaggaagcgcgagcagacgcctcACTTCAACAGTAG